A stretch of the Haloplanus aerogenes genome encodes the following:
- a CDS encoding response regulator: MPEREPVEILLAEDNPGDVKLTRKALEKGRLANNLHVVNDGVETMQFLRGEGEYEGRPRPDLVLLDLNMPRKDGREVLEDIKKSDDLKRIPVVVLTSSEAEEDVLRSYELHANAYLTKPVDFSGFIDVVGKLEEFWLQVVKLPPE, translated from the coding sequence ATGCCAGAGCGGGAGCCCGTCGAAATCCTTCTCGCGGAGGACAATCCCGGCGACGTGAAACTGACACGGAAGGCCCTGGAGAAAGGCCGCCTCGCGAACAACCTCCACGTCGTCAACGACGGCGTCGAAACCATGCAGTTCCTCCGCGGCGAGGGCGAGTACGAGGGCCGCCCACGGCCCGACCTGGTGCTCCTCGACCTCAACATGCCGCGGAAGGACGGCCGCGAAGTCCTCGAAGATATCAAAAAGAGCGACGACCTCAAGCGGATTCCGGTCGTCGTCCTGACCAGTTCGGAAGCCGAGGAAGACGTTCTCCGGTCGTACGAACTCCACGCGAACGCCTACCTGACGAAACCCGTCGACTTCAGCGGCTTCATCGACGTGGTGGGCAAACTGGAGGAGTTCTGGCTGCAGGTCGTGAAACTACCTCCGGAGTGA
- a CDS encoding sensor histidine kinase yields the protein MRLNRRVSLAVLSGIGAALTSVLLFDVYEDWVVQGNTLVSTAGENALPFVLLSGLFYAVWNLRNGAYDDAFVSSVATWTVAGALTTVLLVSWVVGIQSLQNELKPWIIVLQTTVVGAGAGLLVGHNTARVERARDRSQRRKERFESLFENDPAAIVDLRFDDGRLVVEATNPEYEAQFGRVNGGEEIEPTLPGVDAETMDTFRAATAAGERHTTETTHYAPDGRKHFVVELVPYGTSEEHTRSYVLYQDVTEIREAEAELERTVEQLERSNEQLKQFAYVASHDLQEPLRMVSSYVDLLATEYEGELDDEADEYIEFAVDGAQRMQAMIDALLTYSRVHTQGESFEEVDAETVLERVLRNLELLIDERDATVTHDDLPAVVADEDQLGQVFQNLISNAIEHAGDDDPPSVHVSGEDRDDAVVFSVADDGPGIPPAQQERIFEIFEQSDRDDEGTGIGLAICQRIVDRHEGDIWVESAEGEGATFYVSFPKR from the coding sequence ATGCGACTGAACCGGCGAGTGTCGCTGGCCGTGTTGTCGGGGATCGGGGCCGCGTTGACCAGCGTCCTGCTGTTCGACGTGTACGAGGACTGGGTGGTCCAGGGGAACACGCTCGTCTCGACGGCGGGGGAGAACGCGCTCCCGTTCGTGCTCCTGTCGGGGTTGTTCTACGCGGTGTGGAACCTCCGAAACGGCGCGTACGACGACGCGTTCGTCTCGTCCGTGGCGACGTGGACCGTCGCGGGCGCCCTGACGACGGTGCTTCTCGTGAGCTGGGTGGTCGGCATCCAGAGCCTCCAGAACGAGCTGAAACCGTGGATCATCGTCCTCCAGACGACCGTCGTCGGCGCGGGGGCGGGACTGCTCGTCGGACACAACACCGCGAGGGTCGAACGGGCGCGTGACCGGAGCCAGCGTCGGAAGGAGCGCTTCGAGTCGCTGTTCGAGAACGACCCGGCGGCCATCGTCGACCTCCGGTTCGACGATGGTCGGTTGGTCGTCGAAGCGACCAACCCGGAGTACGAGGCGCAGTTCGGAAGAGTGAACGGCGGAGAGGAGATCGAGCCGACGCTCCCCGGCGTCGATGCGGAGACGATGGACACGTTCCGGGCGGCGACGGCAGCCGGCGAGCGACACACCACGGAGACGACCCACTACGCTCCTGACGGCCGGAAACACTTCGTCGTCGAACTGGTCCCGTACGGCACGAGTGAGGAACACACCCGGAGTTACGTCCTCTATCAGGACGTAACGGAGATTCGGGAGGCGGAGGCGGAACTCGAACGGACGGTCGAACAGCTCGAACGTTCGAACGAACAGCTCAAGCAGTTCGCCTACGTCGCCTCGCACGACCTGCAAGAGCCGCTCCGGATGGTCTCCAGTTACGTCGACCTGCTCGCCACGGAGTACGAGGGCGAACTCGACGACGAGGCGGACGAGTACATCGAGTTCGCCGTCGACGGCGCCCAGCGGATGCAGGCGATGATCGACGCCCTCCTCACGTACTCGCGAGTCCACACGCAGGGCGAATCGTTCGAGGAGGTAGACGCCGAGACCGTCCTCGAACGGGTGTTGCGTAACCTCGAACTCCTGATCGACGAACGGGACGCGACGGTCACCCACGACGACCTGCCGGCTGTCGTCGCCGACGAGGATCAACTCGGACAGGTGTTCCAGAACCTGATTTCGAACGCGATCGAACACGCCGGCGACGACGACCCGCCGTCGGTCCACGTGAGCGGCGAGGACCGCGACGACGCGGTGGTGTTCTCCGTCGCCGACGACGGTCCCGGCATCCCCCCGGCACAGCAGGAGCGCATCTTCGAAATCTTCGAGCAGTCCGACCGCGACGACGAGGGGACCGGCATCGGCCTCGCCATCTGTCAGCGGATCGTCGACCGGCACGAGGGTGACATCTGGGTCGAATCGGCGGAAGGGGAGGGTGCCACGTTCTACGTATCCTTCCCGAAACGGTAG
- a CDS encoding NOP5/NOP56 family protein — translation MTEHDSAGWFAAVDTDLDGAREAIEGGSADEPRDWPALAVDAGFADDEDDYYDRLHEATVRATREAVRERERADDQQLVHAVRSMDDAERTANELAERVAEWAGALFDDAGTGVSGAREVAERDPTTAAERRVVSLAERVVDLADEADDCRAFVERTAPAVAPNLSRMAGAVLAARLIALAGGLGDLAKKPSGTVQVLGAEDALFAHLSGRAPSPKHGVIFTHDYVRNTRPEDRGSAARALAGKLVIAARIDHYAGDLRPEIHEELDDRMATIRARAES, via the coding sequence GTGACCGAACACGACTCCGCGGGCTGGTTCGCCGCGGTCGATACCGACCTCGACGGTGCGCGCGAAGCCATCGAGGGAGGGTCGGCCGACGAGCCACGCGACTGGCCCGCCCTCGCCGTCGATGCCGGATTCGCCGACGACGAGGACGACTACTACGACCGACTCCACGAGGCGACCGTCCGTGCGACCCGCGAGGCGGTCCGGGAGCGCGAGCGAGCGGACGACCAGCAACTCGTCCACGCCGTTCGAAGCATGGACGACGCCGAACGCACCGCCAACGAACTCGCCGAACGCGTCGCCGAGTGGGCGGGCGCGCTGTTCGACGACGCCGGCACCGGCGTCTCTGGCGCGCGCGAGGTGGCCGAACGTGATCCCACCACTGCCGCCGAGCGTCGCGTCGTTTCGCTCGCCGAACGGGTCGTCGACCTCGCCGACGAAGCCGACGACTGCCGGGCGTTCGTCGAGCGGACGGCACCGGCCGTCGCGCCCAACCTGAGCCGGATGGCGGGTGCGGTGCTCGCCGCGCGGCTGATCGCCCTCGCCGGCGGCCTCGGCGATCTTGCGAAGAAACCGTCGGGGACGGTACAGGTGCTCGGCGCCGAGGACGCCCTCTTCGCCCACCTCTCGGGGCGCGCGCCCTCGCCGAAACACGGCGTCATCTTCACCCACGACTACGTCCGCAACACGCGGCCGGAGGACCGGGGGTCGGCCGCCCGGGCGCTCGCCGGCAAACTCGTCATCGCCGCCCGCATCGACCACTACGCCGGCGATCTGCGCCCCGAGATTCACGAGGAACTCGACGACCGCATGGCGACCATCCGCGCGAGGGCCGAGTCGTGA
- a CDS encoding fibrillarin-like rRNA/tRNA 2'-O-methyltransferase gives MSLPDGVDRRTFDGRERLATRGDPVYGEPTDGPWRLWDAGRSKLGAMLELGLDTGLAGGEAVLYLGAASGTTVSHVADFCGPTYAVEFAPRPTRDLVDVAENRPNLFPLLKDARKPATYAHVVESGLDVLIQDVATRGQARVAARNRQFLRDDGRLLAAIKARSEDVTADPDAVFEDVLDDLRATYEVLETARLDRYHDDHLAVVARPRTTD, from the coding sequence GTGAGCCTGCCTGACGGCGTCGACCGGCGAACCTTCGACGGTCGCGAACGTCTCGCCACCCGCGGCGATCCGGTGTACGGCGAACCGACCGACGGCCCGTGGCGGCTGTGGGACGCCGGGCGATCCAAGCTGGGGGCGATGCTGGAACTCGGCCTCGATACCGGCCTCGCGGGCGGCGAGGCGGTCCTCTATCTCGGGGCCGCGAGCGGGACGACGGTGAGCCACGTCGCCGACTTCTGTGGCCCGACCTACGCCGTCGAGTTCGCGCCCCGGCCTACGCGTGACCTCGTCGACGTGGCCGAGAACCGACCGAATCTCTTTCCGCTCCTGAAAGACGCCCGCAAGCCGGCGACGTACGCTCACGTCGTCGAGTCGGGGCTGGACGTGCTGATTCAGGACGTCGCCACCCGCGGACAGGCGCGCGTGGCCGCCCGCAACCGGCAGTTCCTCCGGGACGACGGGCGCCTCCTCGCCGCGATCAAGGCGCGAAGCGAGGACGTGACGGCCGATCCCGACGCGGTCTTCGAGGACGTGCTCGACGACCTCCGAGCGACGTACGAGGTGCTGGAGACGGCACGGCTGGACCGCTACCACGACGACCACCTCGCCGTCGTCGCTCGACCGCGAACGACCGACTGA
- the tenA gene encoding thiaminase II: MAFTDDLHPVAEALWDDIVAHPMVSQLGDGSLDTAPFEYWVRQDYVYLIDYSRVFAHGAAAAPTLEHMGTFAELLHETINTEMDLHRAYAAEFGIGEAELEATEPSPTTQAYTDFLVRTAATGTFGDLVAALLPCMWGFNVTAKRLEADGMPDDDRYAEWIRTYAGEEFSELTTWCKELMDEVAADATESDRERYRGLFVTSARYEYRFWDAAWRQETWTVG; this comes from the coding sequence ATGGCCTTCACCGACGACCTCCACCCTGTCGCGGAGGCGCTGTGGGACGACATCGTCGCCCACCCGATGGTGTCGCAGTTGGGTGACGGGAGCCTCGACACGGCGCCGTTCGAGTACTGGGTGCGTCAGGACTACGTCTACCTGATCGACTACTCGCGGGTGTTCGCCCACGGCGCGGCCGCGGCGCCGACGCTGGAGCATATGGGAACGTTCGCCGAACTGCTCCACGAGACGATCAACACGGAGATGGACCTCCACCGGGCCTACGCCGCGGAGTTCGGGATCGGCGAGGCCGAACTGGAGGCGACCGAGCCCTCGCCGACGACGCAGGCGTACACCGACTTCCTCGTGCGGACGGCCGCGACGGGGACGTTCGGTGACCTCGTCGCCGCCCTCCTGCCCTGCATGTGGGGATTCAACGTGACGGCGAAACGGCTCGAAGCCGACGGGATGCCGGACGACGACCGCTACGCCGAGTGGATCCGAACCTACGCGGGCGAGGAGTTCTCGGAGCTCACGACGTGGTGCAAAGAGCTGATGGACGAGGTAGCGGCGGACGCGACGGAATCGGACCGCGAGCGGTACCGCGGCCTCTTCGTCACGTCCGCGCGCTACGAGTACCGGTTCTGGGACGCCGCGTGGCGACAGGAGACGTGGACGGTGGGCTGA
- a CDS encoding PadR family transcriptional regulator, translated as MHDLTGFQRDLLYVIAGLDEPHGLAIKEELEDYYESEIHHGRLYPNLDTLVEKGLIDKGQRDRRTNYYTLTRRGRRELEARREWENQYVSDLIEEATPA; from the coding sequence ATGCACGACCTGACCGGCTTCCAGCGAGATCTCCTGTACGTGATCGCCGGCCTCGACGAACCCCACGGCCTCGCGATCAAAGAGGAACTCGAAGATTACTACGAGAGTGAAATTCACCACGGCCGACTGTATCCTAATCTCGACACGCTCGTCGAGAAAGGCCTCATCGACAAGGGACAACGGGACCGACGAACCAACTATTACACGTTGACACGTCGGGGGCGACGCGAACTGGAGGCACGTCGGGAGTGGGAGAACCAGTACGTCTCGGACCTGATCGAAGAGGCGACACCGGCCTGA
- a CDS encoding glutamate--cysteine ligase, which produces MDLGSRDAFARMGTLGIEEEFYVVDEAGRPTAGIDDLIYGSEPPEPLVDRLDHELFKFTIETQTPLIERPSDARGELSRIRSALVDHATDHGYRIAAAGLHPTAKWRELDHATKPRYRAQLDRIQYPQHRNTTAGLHVHVGVDDADKATWIANQLRWYLPPVLALSANSPFWNGFDTGLASARAKVFENLPNTGIPTAFEDFDAYQTFERRMVETGSINDRGELWYDVRPHTGHGTVEVRTPDAQADPDRVLAIVEYVHALVLDLADRYADGESRPSLRREFLDENKWRAIRYGHDAEFVTRDGDGTVSLGTFVDRECDRLGIDGLRDLYEVPSGAATQRRIHEDGGSDALRESLLLPR; this is translated from the coding sequence ATGGATCTCGGCTCCCGGGACGCGTTCGCGCGGATGGGTACGCTCGGTATCGAGGAGGAGTTCTACGTCGTCGACGAGGCGGGGCGGCCGACCGCCGGCATCGACGACCTGATCTACGGGAGCGAGCCGCCGGAACCGCTGGTCGACCGCCTCGATCACGAACTGTTCAAGTTCACGATCGAGACGCAGACTCCGCTGATCGAACGGCCGTCGGACGCGCGCGGGGAACTGTCACGGATTCGGTCGGCACTGGTCGACCACGCGACCGACCACGGGTACCGCATCGCTGCCGCCGGGTTGCACCCGACGGCGAAGTGGCGGGAACTCGACCACGCGACCAAGCCCCGGTATCGCGCGCAACTCGACCGCATTCAGTACCCCCAGCACCGCAACACGACCGCCGGCCTGCACGTCCACGTCGGCGTCGACGACGCGGACAAGGCGACCTGGATCGCCAACCAGTTGCGCTGGTATCTCCCGCCAGTCCTCGCGCTCTCGGCCAACTCGCCGTTCTGGAACGGGTTCGACACCGGTCTCGCCTCTGCCCGGGCGAAGGTGTTCGAGAACCTCCCCAACACCGGGATTCCGACCGCGTTCGAGGATTTCGACGCCTACCAGACGTTCGAGCGTCGCATGGTCGAAACGGGGTCGATCAACGACCGGGGCGAACTCTGGTACGACGTGCGCCCCCACACCGGCCACGGAACCGTCGAGGTGCGCACCCCGGACGCACAGGCCGATCCCGACCGCGTCCTCGCCATCGTCGAGTACGTTCACGCCCTCGTGCTGGATCTGGCCGACCGCTACGCCGACGGCGAGTCCCGACCCTCGCTCCGACGCGAATTCCTCGACGAGAACAAGTGGCGCGCCATACGCTACGGCCACGATGCCGAGTTCGTCACCCGCGACGGGGACGGCACGGTGTCGCTCGGCACGTTCGTCGACCGCGAGTGCGACCGCCTCGGCATCGACGGTCTCCGCGACCTGTACGAGGTGCCGAGCGGTGCCGCGACCCAGCGCCGAATCCACGAGGACGGTGGAAGCGACGCGCTCCGGGAGTCCCTGCTCCTCCCTCGCTAA
- a CDS encoding helix-turn-helix domain-containing protein, with amino-acid sequence MSDNGSESLDSDEELDDESEELTPSEADENVSARERLEAEADRAVTEFDEGVVDLLAWVLDTETRARIYVYLRQHPNSTSDEVAEGTGLYPSTVREALAQLHDEGTVDRHKRESAGAGNNPYEYEAIAPSSLVRGVVGQVQEQLNAVFNLDRRLGEDGDDDRPDAEPVRITVEDDEE; translated from the coding sequence ATGTCTGATAACGGGTCCGAGAGCCTCGATAGCGACGAGGAACTGGACGACGAGAGCGAGGAGCTAACTCCCTCGGAAGCCGACGAGAACGTGTCGGCGCGCGAGCGACTGGAGGCCGAAGCCGATCGGGCGGTCACGGAGTTCGACGAGGGGGTCGTCGATCTGCTGGCCTGGGTCCTAGATACGGAGACCCGGGCTCGCATCTACGTCTACCTCCGACAGCACCCGAACTCGACGAGCGACGAGGTGGCCGAGGGGACGGGACTCTACCCCAGCACGGTACGCGAGGCGCTGGCCCAGCTCCACGACGAGGGAACCGTCGACCGGCACAAACGCGAGAGCGCGGGCGCCGGCAACAACCCCTACGAGTACGAGGCCATCGCGCCGAGTTCGCTGGTCCGGGGCGTCGTCGGACAGGTGCAAGAGCAGTTGAACGCCGTGTTCAACCTCGACCGACGGCTGGGTGAGGACGGGGACGACGACCGACCGGACGCCGAACCCGTCCGCATCACCGTCGAGGACGACGAGGAGTAA
- a CDS encoding phosphopantetheine adenylyltransferase, which produces MQVALGGTFDPVHDGHRALFERAFELGDVTVGLTSDELAPETRQVPRRVRPFEERRAALEAELEPLAADAGREFEVRKLEEPTGIATEPGFDAIVVSPETHAGAERINEIREERGLDPLRIEVVDHVPAEDGERISSTRIVRGEIDRHGNLTPERTPETE; this is translated from the coding sequence ATGCAGGTCGCCCTCGGTGGCACGTTCGACCCCGTTCACGATGGACACCGGGCGCTGTTCGAACGGGCGTTCGAACTCGGGGACGTCACCGTCGGCCTCACCAGCGACGAACTCGCTCCCGAGACGCGCCAGGTTCCCCGGCGTGTCCGTCCGTTCGAGGAACGGCGGGCCGCCCTCGAAGCCGAACTCGAACCGCTCGCGGCCGACGCCGGCCGCGAGTTCGAGGTGCGGAAACTCGAAGAACCGACCGGGATAGCGACCGAACCCGGATTCGACGCCATCGTCGTCTCGCCCGAGACGCACGCCGGCGCCGAACGCATCAACGAGATTCGCGAGGAACGGGGGCTCGACCCGCTTCGAATCGAGGTTGTCGATCACGTCCCTGCCGAGGACGGCGAACGCATCTCCTCGACCCGGATCGTCCGCGGCGAAATCGACCGCCACGGCAACCTCACGCCGGAACGGACGCCCGAAACCGAGTAG
- a CDS encoding transcription initiation factor IIB family protein: MYRARDRVDNEEWVARLTRAADGLDLGSEARSNAVDLFLSNVPDEERSKPAVAAASLYAGALIAGEERSQGSVATAMDVTRLSVQGRWKALLEESGFQPPEW, translated from the coding sequence ATGTATCGGGCACGCGACCGGGTCGACAACGAAGAGTGGGTGGCCCGCCTGACCCGCGCGGCCGACGGCCTCGATCTGGGGAGCGAGGCACGCTCGAACGCCGTCGACCTCTTCCTCTCGAACGTGCCCGACGAGGAGCGCTCGAAACCCGCCGTCGCCGCCGCGAGTCTCTACGCCGGGGCGCTGATCGCGGGCGAAGAACGGTCACAGGGGTCGGTCGCGACGGCGATGGACGTGACCCGACTGAGCGTGCAGGGGCGCTGGAAGGCGCTGCTGGAGGAGTCGGGGTTCCAGCCGCCTGAGTGGTAG
- a CDS encoding YgaP family membrane protein, giving the protein MEFESNVGGRDRLVRAALAVVLTIVAIRSLRGGNRTVGLLAGVGALGLGFNAVTCFCGLNRVLGVDTARE; this is encoded by the coding sequence ATGGAATTCGAATCGAACGTCGGCGGTCGTGACCGCCTCGTCCGTGCCGCATTGGCCGTCGTGCTCACTATCGTCGCGATTCGGTCGCTTCGGGGTGGGAATCGGACGGTCGGCCTGCTCGCAGGAGTCGGTGCGCTGGGACTCGGGTTCAACGCTGTCACGTGTTTCTGTGGGTTGAATCGGGTGTTGGGTGTGGATACAGCACGCGAGTAA
- a CDS encoding Mov34/MPN/PAD-1 family protein: MRLFRSSELLGIARETLDFVLEASEETHPNEYMGFLRAEDARKLGLDRSGQVITNVLVIPGTTSNPVSATVRSEMKPNDVQSVGSVHSHPNGVLRPSDADLATFGQGEVHIIVGAPYERGDWRAFDNGGEPTTLDVIDVDLPEERFFDFTQADIDAELLEEGRRGGVVDPTNHDDDDSGGFLSWLR, from the coding sequence ATGCGTCTGTTTCGGTCGAGCGAACTCCTCGGTATCGCCCGGGAGACGCTGGATTTCGTCCTCGAAGCCAGCGAGGAGACCCACCCCAACGAGTACATGGGCTTTCTCCGGGCGGAGGACGCGCGGAAACTCGGCCTCGACCGGAGCGGACAGGTCATCACGAACGTACTCGTGATTCCGGGCACCACCTCGAACCCGGTCAGCGCGACGGTGCGCTCGGAGATGAAACCGAACGACGTGCAGTCGGTGGGCTCGGTTCACTCCCACCCGAACGGCGTCCTCCGGCCGAGCGACGCCGACCTCGCCACTTTCGGGCAGGGTGAGGTGCACATCATCGTGGGCGCGCCCTACGAGCGGGGTGACTGGCGAGCGTTCGACAATGGGGGCGAGCCGACGACCCTCGACGTGATCGACGTGGACCTCCCCGAGGAGCGCTTCTTCGATTTCACGCAGGCTGACATCGACGCCGAACTGCTGGAGGAGGGGCGGCGCGGCGGCGTGGTCGACCCGACGAACCACGACGACGACGACAGCGGCGGCTTCCTCTCGTGGCTCCGGTGA
- a CDS encoding M48 family metallopeptidase — MSDDAAGQSRYHVGVTAIPYTVDRESGRETIDLSLTGDAELVVRAPVDATTADVAAALDDRRAWLLDSLYGRADPDHVRAFTSGESLLYGGRRRPLRVAESPIDDPSLQFDGSRFVLRVPRDGDAGSADRRRAVVDWYRTRAAELLPDCARGVAGDRPVPSLTVDDVGRRWVRIHGDRLRLHWRLVLAPRPVAAYTVAHALVRRDHDPDEPAFWTAVDALAPNARASERWLRLNGARLHI; from the coding sequence GTGAGCGACGACGCAGCGGGGCAATCGCGGTATCACGTCGGGGTGACGGCCATCCCGTACACGGTCGACCGCGAGTCGGGACGGGAGACTATCGACCTCTCGCTGACCGGCGACGCGGAACTCGTGGTCCGGGCGCCGGTGGACGCGACGACGGCGGACGTGGCGGCGGCACTGGACGACCGGCGAGCGTGGCTGCTCGACTCGCTGTACGGCCGCGCGGACCCGGACCACGTCCGAGCGTTCACGAGCGGCGAGAGCCTCCTCTACGGCGGCCGTCGTCGCCCGCTCCGCGTCGCGGAGAGTCCGATCGACGATCCATCGCTCCAGTTCGACGGGAGTCGGTTCGTGCTCCGGGTGCCCCGCGACGGCGACGCGGGGTCGGCCGACCGACGCCGGGCCGTCGTCGACTGGTACCGGACCCGTGCGGCCGAGCTGCTCCCCGACTGTGCGCGGGGAGTCGCTGGCGACCGACCAGTGCCGAGCCTCACCGTCGACGACGTGGGACGGCGCTGGGTACGGATCCACGGCGACCGTCTCCGTCTCCACTGGCGACTCGTCCTCGCACCACGGCCGGTGGCGGCTTACACCGTCGCCCACGCGCTGGTCCGTCGTGACCACGACCCCGACGAACCGGCGTTCTGGACGGCCGTCGACGCGCTCGCTCCGAACGCCCGGGCGAGCGAGCGATGGCTCCGACTCAACGGGGCACGGCTGCACATCTGA
- a CDS encoding DUF502 domain-containing protein: MSRPSEMDAFEEYDGVRGFARQAFVTGAAVTLPLIVTLVVLGAVIDFISQQLNPVVGLFTSVTGLRSVSQMALKLITVLALLAAIFCIGVWTERRPNRSGFGAFFDTLVSRIPGVGSLYQSIDEMSGLLLDSDTDSFQEVKLVEFPDQGSYTFAFLTADTPDVVRDATDEDGEMITVFLPMAPNPVMGGYVLHVAEKHVFDVDMTVEEGIQSIVTSGVATGQRSDEEFTEGMLDRFERRLDAADVMVGIEELEETARETVAAARSKAQTDEQDDDVEDGRRNRNHDTD; this comes from the coding sequence ATGTCCCGCCCCAGCGAGATGGACGCCTTCGAGGAGTACGACGGCGTGCGCGGGTTCGCCCGGCAGGCCTTCGTCACCGGCGCCGCAGTGACCCTGCCGCTCATCGTCACGCTCGTCGTCCTCGGGGCCGTCATCGACTTCATCTCCCAGCAACTCAACCCGGTCGTCGGCCTGTTCACGTCGGTGACCGGGCTACGCTCCGTCTCCCAGATGGCCCTCAAGCTTATCACCGTCTTGGCGCTTCTTGCGGCGATTTTCTGTATCGGCGTCTGGACCGAGCGACGGCCGAATCGCTCGGGATTCGGCGCCTTCTTCGATACGCTCGTCTCGCGCATCCCCGGTGTGGGCTCGCTGTACCAGAGCATCGACGAGATGAGCGGCCTCCTCCTCGACAGCGACACCGACAGCTTCCAGGAGGTGAAACTCGTCGAGTTCCCCGATCAGGGCTCGTACACCTTCGCCTTCCTGACCGCCGATACGCCCGACGTGGTGCGTGACGCAACCGACGAGGACGGGGAGATGATCACGGTCTTTCTCCCGATGGCACCCAACCCCGTGATGGGCGGGTACGTCCTCCACGTCGCCGAGAAACACGTCTTCGACGTGGACATGACCGTCGAGGAGGGCATCCAGTCCATCGTGACCAGCGGCGTCGCCACCGGCCAGCGTTCTGACGAGGAGTTCACCGAGGGGATGCTCGACCGGTTCGAGCGTCGCCTCGACGCCGCGGACGTGATGGTCGGCATCGAGGAACTGGAGGAGACGGCCCGCGAGACGGTGGCGGCCGCCCGCTCCAAAGCTCAAACTGACGAGCAGGACGACGACGTGGAAGACGGCCGCCGAAATCGCAACCACGACACCGACTGA